From Zhongshania aliphaticivorans, one genomic window encodes:
- a CDS encoding DUF3034 family protein, whose amino-acid sequence MEEAKKNGLRLFKSAALVAAILASNITQAEMFNTGKVLATGGVSMIDGAGGGGITPWATITGYATRDGINGNVHYTYAPLANYTLHSIGAAVGFWDRFELSYTKSSLTTGSTFNTLGLVFDTVGGLTDESAGVPVDTGIEPFNTTIEMDIVGAKVRVFGEAIYDSDNLIPQVAIGGFYKKNKNDELLTTLKAAKTKDWEAYISATKIFFPINTLVNITARYSAANQTGLTGFGGPDGDDKEIRPEISLAYLLRKDTVIGVEWAKHGDNVSGQSVDVAGIDLTELQPTLGALGLGNLAGTLTQNESDWYDAFIAYFPNKNLSMTFAYAMLGDITITPDQHGFYLSLQASF is encoded by the coding sequence ATGGAAGAAGCAAAAAAAAACGGCTTGCGTCTTTTTAAAAGCGCAGCCCTCGTTGCCGCAATTCTTGCGAGCAATATAACTCAGGCCGAAATGTTTAACACCGGCAAGGTACTCGCGACCGGCGGCGTTAGCATGATCGACGGCGCAGGCGGTGGTGGTATCACTCCTTGGGCTACTATCACGGGTTATGCAACTCGTGACGGCATTAACGGAAACGTGCATTACACATACGCACCACTCGCAAATTATACCTTACATTCGATCGGTGCAGCGGTTGGCTTTTGGGATCGTTTTGAGCTCTCGTATACAAAAAGTAGCCTCACTACTGGCTCAACCTTCAACACCCTCGGCTTAGTTTTTGACACTGTGGGAGGCCTTACCGACGAATCAGCGGGTGTACCAGTCGATACGGGCATCGAACCATTCAACACCACTATTGAAATGGATATCGTTGGCGCCAAGGTTCGGGTTTTCGGCGAAGCTATCTACGATTCTGATAATCTTATTCCTCAGGTTGCCATCGGTGGTTTTTACAAAAAGAATAAAAACGATGAACTACTAACCACATTAAAAGCAGCCAAGACCAAAGATTGGGAAGCATATATTTCGGCTACTAAAATTTTCTTCCCCATTAACACACTCGTTAACATTACTGCGCGTTACAGTGCAGCCAACCAAACCGGCCTGACGGGATTTGGTGGACCAGACGGCGATGACAAGGAAATTCGGCCAGAGATATCCCTAGCCTACTTGCTACGCAAAGACACTGTAATTGGTGTTGAGTGGGCAAAACACGGCGACAACGTTAGTGGTCAAAGTGTAGACGTTGCGGGCATAGACCTAACTGAACTACAACCAACCTTAGGAGCTCTTGGCCTTGGCAATTTAGCCGGAACACTTACCCAGAATGAAAGTGACTGGTACGACGCCTTTATTGCATATTTCCCCAACAAAAACCTGTCAATGACCTTTGCCTACGCAATGCTCGGCGACATAACCATCACGCCTGACCAGCACGGGTTTTATCTATCACTCCAGGCCAGCTTCTAA
- a CDS encoding TetR/AcrR family transcriptional regulator produces MALNYPANIMATPNKPVTTSTKSATLVGRPRGSSKEDTIARLLPAARQLFAEKGYAQTTFKDVGAAIGISHAALYSYFPAKLDLYLATLADTQALLLPYYLDAIANGGSLRERIVGVLLASADAHDRDSSITGLLAAVPIEIRRHPELNEALIGQNNDVIEALKGIFAEAKQTGEIQTEASLDNLVTAFLGGGVGVALFQYGMQNSDSLREAMDVYVTMIEGLIFRAE; encoded by the coding sequence GTGGCTTTGAATTATCCTGCGAATATTATGGCGACGCCCAACAAGCCAGTGACTACGAGTACTAAGTCTGCGACCTTGGTTGGTCGGCCTCGTGGCAGTAGCAAAGAAGACACCATAGCGCGTCTGCTTCCAGCGGCGCGGCAGTTGTTTGCTGAAAAAGGTTACGCGCAAACCACGTTTAAAGATGTTGGCGCCGCCATTGGTATTAGCCATGCGGCGCTATACAGTTATTTCCCCGCGAAACTCGATTTGTATTTAGCAACCTTGGCGGACACCCAAGCGCTGCTGCTTCCCTACTATTTAGATGCTATCGCCAATGGTGGCTCATTGCGTGAGCGCATTGTCGGCGTGTTATTGGCGTCGGCAGACGCCCATGATCGAGATAGCTCGATAACGGGTTTGCTGGCTGCGGTGCCCATTGAAATTCGTCGACATCCAGAACTGAATGAAGCCTTGATCGGCCAAAATAATGACGTTATTGAGGCATTGAAGGGCATTTTCGCTGAAGCCAAGCAAACAGGTGAGATTCAAACGGAGGCGTCATTGGATAATTTGGTAACGGCATTCCTTGGCGGTGGCGTCGGCGTCGCATTATTCCAGTACGGCATGCAAAATAGTGATTCTCTTCGTGAAGCGATGGACGTTTATGTGACGATGATTGAAGGCCTTATTTTTCGCGCCGAATAG
- a CDS encoding sterol desaturase family protein, producing MQLGMAMWQYLLIGLIGGNALFIGLGGIVHWWYYVRNRDNSQRWKIQPERFLSKRLDREAMWLGIFNYNLATVVMATLAWGVFEHGWSRLYFDFAEYGWDYTVLSLFLCWLFIEAAAYYMHAGGHLPWFYKRFHYIHHRYSTPTFWTISAMHPLEWIAHASYIALPAFIIPMHIGVYMSVVAMTFILGYWDHCGIKFPRIPLHGSNRFHDDHHKYFHVNFGFTCSLFDRIHDTARREGHHYDELTFNGGQGIVRKPEALGERAMGPALKY from the coding sequence ATGCAACTCGGCATGGCTATGTGGCAGTACCTATTAATTGGTTTAATAGGCGGCAACGCCCTCTTTATTGGCCTCGGCGGCATCGTGCACTGGTGGTATTACGTGCGCAATCGCGATAACAGCCAACGCTGGAAAATCCAGCCCGAGCGATTTTTATCAAAACGCCTTGATCGCGAGGCAATGTGGCTGGGAATTTTCAACTACAATCTTGCCACCGTTGTAATGGCAACACTGGCCTGGGGCGTATTTGAACACGGCTGGTCTCGCCTGTATTTTGACTTTGCCGAATACGGCTGGGACTACACGGTACTGAGCCTGTTCTTGTGCTGGCTATTTATAGAGGCTGCAGCTTATTACATGCATGCTGGCGGACACCTACCCTGGTTCTACAAACGATTTCACTACATACACCACCGTTATAGCACGCCAACTTTTTGGACGATCTCCGCAATGCACCCACTGGAGTGGATTGCTCATGCATCTTATATAGCACTGCCCGCCTTTATCATCCCCATGCATATCGGGGTGTACATGAGCGTGGTGGCAATGACCTTTATTCTGGGCTATTGGGACCATTGCGGCATCAAGTTTCCGCGTATTCCCCTGCATGGCTCCAATCGATTTCACGATGATCACCACAAATACTTCCATGTAAACTTTGGCTTCACCTGCAGTTTGTTTGACCGCATTCACGATACCGCTCGCCGCGAGGGACATCACTACGACGAGCTGACCTTTAATGGTGGCCAAGGCATTGTGCGTAAACCCGAAGCATTGGGTGAGCGCGCCATGGGGCCCGCACTAAAATACTGA